The following is a genomic window from Miscanthus floridulus cultivar M001 chromosome 14, ASM1932011v1, whole genome shotgun sequence.
TTCTTTACTTAAAAAAACAAAGCACATGATGTTGACTCTTGACACTACGTAGAAAAATCTCCAAAGAAGATAAACATCAGTGGTAACAGAAAAAAAAACCTTCGCCTGACCTCTCCATCTGTTCCAATTTGATTGTTGATGCTACTCCCATCTTTACTTTAACAATGGTTCGTCCGCCATTAGAGTTGCGCACACACCTTGGACCATTGCTAACCATGCTGCTCATACTTCTACAAATCCAGACTGCATACATGCTTGCTGTGACGACGATAAACAACACCTCATTGTCTGCGCCTCCAGTTCCGTGCCTCCTCGATCAGGCCTCGAAGCTCCTCGAGCTGAAGGAGTCGTTCAACACTACTGGCGGTGATTCCACCACCTTCCTGACATGGACTGCCGACACAGACTGCTGCAGCTGGCACGGTGTCAGCTGTGGCAGCGCCGGTGGCCGTGTAGCCTCCCTCAACCTGAGTGGTCGGCAGCTGCAAGCCAGTGGTCTGGACCCTGCACTGTTCAGACTAACTTGGCTGAAGCACCTCGACCTCTCCGGCAACGACTTCAGCGTGTCCCAGCTCCCTACCGCTGGGTTTGAGCAGCTCACGCAGCTCACCCATCTGGACCTCTCCGACACCAACTTCGTGGGGCCAGTACCAGCAAGCATCGGCCGTCTCAAAAGCCTCATCTTCCTCGACTTCTCTACCAGCTTCTATGCCTATGATTTCGACGATGAGAACAGGTTGACATACTACAACTCAGACAACCTTTGGCAGCTCTGGGTGCCAAACATGGAGACCCTACTTGCAGACCTCACAAACCTGGAGGTGATCAGGCTGGGCATGGTGAATCTGTCTGGTAATGCAGCCCAATGGTGCGACTATTTGGCCAGGTTCAGTCCTAAACTCAAGGTCCTCAGCTTACCATACTGCTTGCTACCAGGTCCTATATGTAGATCACTGTCAGCCTTGACATCACTTACAGTGATCGAGCTTCACTATAATCATTTGTCTGGTCCAGTGCCAGAGTTCCTGGCTGGTTTATCCAACCTGACTGTTCTTCAGCTCTCAACAAATAAGTTTCAAGGATATTTCCCTTCCATCATCTTCAAACACAAGAAGTTACAAACAATTGACCTCTCCAGGAATCCTGGGATCTCCGGTGTTCTGCCAGTTTTCTCGCAGGACAGCAGCTTGGAGAATCTGTTTGTCAATCACACAAGCTTCTCAGGGACCATACCAAGTTCAATAAGCAATCTCAAGTCTCTAAAAATGCTCGGCCTTGGTGCTCGTGGCTTCTCTGGAGTACTTCCCTCTTCAATAGGTGAGCTCAAATCCTTGGAACTGCTTGAGGTGTCTGGTTTACAGCTAGTAGGTTCCATACCGTCATGGATCTCAAATATGGCTTCTCTCAGAGTTCTCAAATTCTCCTACTGTGGATTATCTGGACAGATACCTTCTTGGATAGGAAACATAAGTGGCTTGACGGAGCTTGCACTGTGCAGTTGCAATTTTTCAGGGAAGATACCTCCACAGATATCAAATTTGACTAGACTACAAGCTCTGCAACTTCAGTCAAACAATTTTGTAGGTATGGTGCAACTATCTGCATTCTCGAAAATGCAAAATCTATCTGTCTTAAATCTCTCAAACAATGAACTGCACGTGGTAGAAGGAGAAAATAGTTCTTTACCTGTTTCCTTCCCAAAAATCGAATTCTTACGTTTAGCATCTTGCAGAATGTCTAGTTTCCCCCGCTTCTTGAGGCATCTTGATTACATCACTGGTCTTGACCTCTCTGATAACCAAATCCATGGGGCAATACCTCAGTGGATATGGGACACACTGAATGGATCGTACATCATACTCCTGAATGTATCACATAATATGTTTACAAGTGTGGGATCTGAAGAACCTTTGCTTCCAGTTGACATAGAATACTTTGATCTGAGTTTCAATAATTTCAGTGGGCCCATACCTATACCAAGAGATGGCAGCGTTACACTTGACTACTCGAGCAACCAGTTCTCATCCATGCCTGATTTCTCTAATTACCTCAGTAGTACCCTCTTTCTAAAGGCCTCCAGAAATAGCCTTTCTGAAAATATTTCACAATCAATTTGTGGTGCGGTTAGGAGTTTACTGCTCATTGATCTTTCTTATAACAATTTAAGTGGTTCAATCCCATCTTGTTTACTAGAGGATGCCAGTGCATTACAAGTATTAAGTCTTAAAGGAAACAGATTTGTTGGAGAATTACCTGACAACATTAGCAAAGGTTGTGCACTTGAGGCATTAGATCTCAGTGGCAATTTGATTGATGGGAGATTACCAAGATCTCTAGTTTCTTGCAGGAACCTGGAGATACTTGACATTGGAAGCAATCGAATCAGTGATTCTTTCCCATGCTGGATGAGTACACTTCCTAAACTTCAAGTCCTTATTCTCAGGTCTAACAAGTTTACTGGGAAGTTGCTGGATCCTTCAAATAATACACACGACCGAAATGAATGTGAATTTACACAACTGCGAATTGTTGACTTGGCCTCAAACAACTTGAGTGGCACATTGTCAGCAGGATGGTTTAAGATGCTCAAGTCCATGAAGACCAGATCTGATAATGAGACATTAGTCATGGAAAAACAATATTACCATGTGCAACCATACCAGTTTACGGTTGCAATTACAATTAAAGGGTATGACAGAATCTCCAAGATCTTGACGGAGCTTGTGCTAATAGATATCTCAAACAATTCGTTTTATGGTACCATCCCTGAGGATATTGGGGATCTTTTGCTGCTTCGTAGTCTCAACATGTCTCATAATGCCTTAGAAGGGCCAATTCCCGTTCAATTTGGCACATTAAAGCAACTTGAGTCATTGGACCTCTCCTCAAATGAGCTTTCTGGGGAGATCCCACAGGAGCTGGCATTGCTGAACTTCCTTTCGGTACTCAATCTGTCCTACAACATGTTGGCTGGACGAATACCAGAGTCATCTCAGTTCTCCACATTTTCCAATAGCTCTTTTTTGGGGAACTCTGGTTTGTGTGGACCTCCAGTATCCAAACAATGCAGCAATACAACAGAAACAAGCTTGCCACATGCTTCAGAGAAGGACCTTGCAGATGTATTACTGTTCATGTTCACGGCATTGGGATTTGGTGTCTTCTTTTCAATTACAGTCATAGTGATATGGGCAAGACACAACAGAAAGTGAAACCAGACCCTTGAGTCTTGACAGAGCTGTTGTATTGAGTATGTCTGAGTCGATCGTACGTGAAGATCAAACCTgctatcttatatatatatatatggagtagCCAAAAACAATTAAGCTTATGCTGTAATTTATATGGGAAGCCACTGCCGAAGGCAAAACTTGACTCCTGAATCTTAACAGAGCTGTTTCTGTATGAAGAGTCTGTATGCTATATATGCAACGATCCATAGTTTGTATGTGAGGATCACCCCTGCCATCTTATCTGGAGTTTCGAAAAAAGATTAAGCCTATGCTGTAACTTTTCTATTAAGACCTTTGTAATTTGAGCAGTTAAGTGGACACTAGCATATCAATCAAATATTTTAGACTTTACACAGTGCGAACCATAAGACCATGTGACACGAATAGAATGAAACTCGATAGAGTTGATCAGTAACACCACTTCTTCCCAAGTTGCATTAACATCAATTTCCTCTTTCCTCGTAAAAAAAAACATCAATTTCCTCTTCATATCTATTGGAGACGCCAATGATGTTGTGACTTATTGTAATCAGAAGAGAATAATAACTCTGAAGTTAGAAGCACACCCAGCGCTGAATCTGATAGCTCTTGGAGTCCAGCAAGGAATTCTTCAGAGAGCCCAGCGGTTCGGACCCAGGTCACACCCACCCTGTGCCTTGAGAGATGCCAAATAATCAGAAGCTCTCTCTACAAAATCAGAATGCATATCTTCTTCTGCTTCGTCATCAGCAAACACATGTATGAAATAACCAACAACGGTAGCAACCAAAGTTCAGCTAGGCGCTAGGCGGAATCTAGGCGCTGACCCATTGCCTAGCGCCTAGTCGGGAGTACTCGGTCCTAGGCGCTCCTAGACGTTTTCCTAGGCGTTTTGGCAATATAgccataaattatatatatattatgtatataactatatatatgtatataattaCTATATATGAGTCACAGTAAGTATAAAAAGAGGGCCAGTAGACATATCTGATTCCTAGCTGGCTTACTCTTGCATGTTCCTAGCTCCTGCAACACATTTTGACAGCTAGTAGTTAGTAAATTAGTCAATAGACAGCTAGCTGTtcataaaaaaaatagaaaacactaAGTTGTGACTTATCTGTACGATTTCAGCAGTCTCCCATCCATGAGCACACCATATCAGCAGCTAGTAATTACAATACAAGTGGATAGGACAGTAATACAAGTGCACaacacaatttataaataaaggaCAGCACAAGCACATAGTTCTTAGTTCAAGTCTCACAAATCACAAAAGAAGACACACAGACACAAAGTGACACAGTTGCAGGTCATAAGACCAGGGCATCACAAAAGGGAAGGAGCTGCCGGCATGGGAGGGGAGAGGAGCATGGGAGGGAAGGGAGCTCACCTTGGGGACTTGGGGTGGCCGGCGGGGAGGGGTTCCAGTCGAGGACGagcaggacggcggcggcgagtcAACGACGAGCAGGACCGGCGGCGCGCGAGTCGGGGACGAGCTTGGACGAGCAGgggaggagcagaggaggagcaggacCGGCGGGAGGAGCAGGACCAACGGGAGGAGCAGGACCGGCGGGGAGGAGGTCGTCCAGCGGGATGGACCTCGCCCGGCGAGGAGGACCGGCGGCGGGGACGACCAAATCTTACGCGGGGACGAGCGAATGGCGCCGCACTCCCTTCTAATCCTCCCGCGCCTGGGTCTCGTGGCCGCGCGCGGGCCTGGCCGCGCGGGAATTCCTCCCGCGCTCCGATTTGGCGCGCCAAAATTGGCCACCCTCGAGCTTGCGCTCATCTCGCGCGCCTACGCGCCGCCTAGCGCCGCGATGCGCGACTATGCCCCTAGTCGCGGCGACGGGCTTCGCCCAGCGACTAGGCGCGCGTAGTCGCCGAGTAGTCGCCGCCTAGCCGAACTTTGGTAGCAACACATGAGGTCAAAGAGATTGTCATTAATTTCTCTGTTATTCTTTACATTTTTTTGGGTACTCTGTTGGCATCAATATACATTTCTGAAGTTCTCCTTCCCTTCAACCTAGACCTAGCGTCGTCTTCATTTATGTGAGACCAGGGATCGAAAGGTTAATCCGCTATGTAAAGGCTAGAAAATAAGTAATCTAAGTAAATATTTGGCAGATCATGTTAATTGTAACGAATTCATTTATGGAAGAACTGTGCATCGCATAAATGCCCAATGCtcagagcacaagtacaataacgTCCTTGAGATAGAAAATCTAGCCGATTATACAGGATCATATCTATATATGACATAACGACAAGGTTCGTGCTACTCAGATATTCAAATGTAACCACTCTACTTGCTACTCCGGCTAGGATGATAATGGCAGAAACCACAAGCGCAGGCGTTGGTATCTCTACTTACTTAAAAATTAAGTAGTGCCTCTAGGGACGGCCACCGTTGAAGGACAGGGGTGTACAGACGGACACCCACACAGGCGATTTCCCTCATGTGTCCCGGCAGCGCGCGTTGCTGGAGCTCGAGCAGGTGTGGATCGGGAAGGGGGGCGAGGGGCGGCGGTCGGAGTTTGCCGGAAGTGGCGGCGAGGGACGGCGTCGGGAGTTGTGTCGGCCGGGTTGTTGGATTGGGTCTAGTACGCCCACATTAGGGTCCAGCGggctgtgtttttttttttttttacaaatggCCAACGACAAAAGCATTTTTTCGCACATATATTAATAGAGACGGATAAAACGTATTTTACACTAagataagaaaaaacaaaacaaaactatCACCGCAACAAGTAATATATTATATTATTAGATAGAATACTATTCTACATCTAAGACGTAGAATAGCACTACCGTATatgattaattaattaatttaattATAAGTATTTTTCTATAGCCAgatataaaataacttattctataccCACTTTAAGCTACTATAACTattatactaatttacgagattaaaATCTACAACTACTCCTAAGGGATCTACTATAACACTATAGTAATATATTATAATTAGTTATAATAACATATGTATCGAAAATATGTATTCACTTTATTATAGACTATACAAACATTACCGTAATGAAGGTGGCCACAAATAAGTTATTCTACATCCGACCATAGATTAGTACAGACATTACTAGTTAGGGTCATCTGTATATTTCAACTTATACAAGAGAAATATATTACTTCCATCCATGTCATATCCTATTACTCCCTCAGTTCCAAGTACATCAAATTTGCTATATcatctagggatgaaaacggatcggatacggacggatatcacctatattacatttgtttttatatttctgtccggattcggattcaaatacggatagtgtcaactatgtcggataggatacgattggatatcgacatcataaatatgtgatttgagtattcggatacggatacggtatcggatgttggatatccggactcggatacggacagatctcaatccctctaaacggattcggtttcgaatacgatcggaaaatatctgtaccgttttcatccctaatatcATCCATAGAAAATCACTCTCTATGGTGCATCAAATTtgctatgtactccctccgtccaagaaGGAATGCAATTCTTGCTTTTCGAAAAGTCAAAcagtttaaactttgactaaatttatataaaaaactaCTATAATTCATGATATAAAATAAttaccattagattaattatagaagatattttcataataaattttgtttggagacaaaatgctaatattattaactataaacttggtcaaacttgaattACTTTGACTGGCATGAatcccataattgcattctttcttAGATGGATGGAGCACACCATTAGAAAATCAATCTCTAGTATCGGTCAGGACTAGAAAATCAatcccataattgcattctttcttTTAGTCCCGGTAGCCTTGAATCTGGATTAAAGGTCCTCCGAGGCTAAAAAATTAATGCCTCCTACCATGTGCTCCGTAGGATTCGAACACAAGACCTCGCATTGCATCACAGTACCTTTCCACCTAACCTATACAGCACATATGATTTTAGATGGGATGTTTTCTTTTTGAACCAACTCATCGGAGGATCTTTAGTctaggttggtaataccaaccaggactaaagggtctatgtccaggttggtgttatcaaccgggactaaatggtcAATGCTCTTTAGTCCGGATTGGTAACATCAACCTATACTAATATAGACCCTTTAGTCCGGATTGGTGTTACCAtccaggactaaagatcctctTACGTCCGAGAAACTTGGACCCGGGACTAGCAGAGACAAATGTGTTGAACCGAAGGTCTACCTCTATTAGTGGTATTTAGACATATATTATATCTACATACATAGCAAATTtgatataaaaaaattaaaatgacttataatttaaagcGGATGaagtatatatattatatttatgaGCTGCTATGTCGTTGTGGTTGGCCGCGGAAGCGAATGCATCTCTCAAACACTCCCATATCCTAGTCGCGACTCAGCTGACACCTCATTGATGTAGTGATGTCACGCACGCACTCCTCTTCATTATTTCAGGTTCAAATCAGCTAGACTTTGATGAGAGGCATCAAATACAATTAGCTAGGTTTTGGCATTTGAGAATTGTAGGGCTGAGGATCAGTAGTACGTCCAACGCCAGTCGCCAGCGGGAGCCAAGAAGGTTGGGCCTGGCCATTGGGCACAAGTGACTCGGCATGCTCACCTTTGTTGAGCAAGGGCATGGACAGGACTGAGTCAGAGATCACGCTGTTGCCATGCCAAGGAGGCGACAGCCTCGGCAAAGCATGGGGCCGACTAATACTGTCGTTGAGGAGGTGCTTGCCGCCGTCGAGGATTCATTTGCTTCCTTTGACAAAAAGAACTTGGTAAATACTTTCTAAATTTTATCCTAAAAACTTCTCAATGACCTACTTGATCGAGGCTCTATTCTTTGGATTTGGCAACTTCATTACTCATGTGCATATTGATGTTAAAAAACAGAAGAACATCGGTGAGCTTTTGGTTTTCCTTGTTGAAACATATTTGCATGTCAATGAAACACTCATATGTCTACAAGCTTCCCAAATGAGTGCTATTGATACCGGTTGCAATTACAAGTGTTGAAAGAGTATTTTGGCAATGAATTTTGTAAAG
Proteins encoded in this region:
- the LOC136505624 gene encoding receptor-like protein 7, which encodes MVRPPLELRTHLGPLLTMLLILLQIQTAYMLAVTTINNTSLSAPPVPCLLDQASKLLELKESFNTTGGDSTTFLTWTADTDCCSWHGVSCGSAGGRVASLNLSGRQLQASGLDPALFRLTWLKHLDLSGNDFSVSQLPTAGFEQLTQLTHLDLSDTNFVGPVPASIGRLKSLIFLDFSTSFYAYDFDDENRLTYYNSDNLWQLWVPNMETLLADLTNLEVIRLGMVNLSGNAAQWCDYLARFSPKLKVLSLPYCLLPGPICRSLSALTSLTVIELHYNHLSGPVPEFLAGLSNLTVLQLSTNKFQGYFPSIIFKHKKLQTIDLSRNPGISGVLPVFSQDSSLENLFVNHTSFSGTIPSSISNLKSLKMLGLGARGFSGVLPSSIGELKSLELLEVSGLQLVGSIPSWISNMASLRVLKFSYCGLSGQIPSWIGNISGLTELALCSCNFSGKIPPQISNLTRLQALQLQSNNFVGMVQLSAFSKMQNLSVLNLSNNELHVVEGENSSLPVSFPKIEFLRLASCRMSSFPRFLRHLDYITGLDLSDNQIHGAIPQWIWDTLNGSYIILLNVSHNMFTSVGSEEPLLPVDIEYFDLSFNNFSGPIPIPRDGSVTLDYSSNQFSSMPDFSNYLSSTLFLKASRNSLSENISQSICGAVRSLLLIDLSYNNLSGSIPSCLLEDASALQVLSLKGNRFVGELPDNISKGCALEALDLSGNLIDGRLPRSLVSCRNLEILDIGSNRISDSFPCWMSTLPKLQVLILRSNKFTGKLLDPSNNTHDRNECEFTQLRIVDLASNNLSGTLSAGWFKMLKSMKTRSDNETLVMEKQYYHVQPYQFTVAITIKGYDRISKILTELVLIDISNNSFYGTIPEDIGDLLLLRSLNMSHNALEGPIPVQFGTLKQLESLDLSSNELSGEIPQELALLNFLSVLNLSYNMLAGRIPESSQFSTFSNSSFLGNSGLCGPPVSKQCSNTTETSLPHASEKDLADVLLFMFTALGFGVFFSITVIVIWARHNRK